TTTTCACCTATCTTTTAGAGAGTTCCTACCCAGCAGGATTAAAGGAATTACAAGAGTATTTTGCAGTAATTATGAGCAAGCTGGGAATATCAGGCGCGGAACGGTTAATTGTCTATGAGGATACTTTAAATAGAGGTTATGGTCAATCTTGTCGAGCAGCTTTTTTATTGAAGTATTTGGGTTGCGCTGAGGTATCTATCTTACAAGGAGGATATAGAGCATGGCTGACAGAGGGATTGCCTACTACCGATGAAGTACCATTATGTGAAAGCAGCATATTTAGATTTCATCCCAACACAGACATGATGGTGACTACCCCCGAGATGTTGCAAGCAATTGATAATCCAGCAATTATTAAATTAGATGTGCGCGATCGCAGCGAATGGCTTGGACTGAGTTCTTCTCCCTACAATCCTGACTTTTGTCCTCGCAAAGGTAGAATCCCTAATGCTGTATGGTTAGAATGGCATCATCTGATGAATTCCAAATCGGAAATCCCCACGTTCCGATCGCCAGATGAAATCCGAGAAATTTGTCAGTCAGTAGGTATTACTTCAGAGTCCATTGTGTATATTTACTGCTTTAAAGGTTCAAGGGCTGCTAATACATTAATAGCTCTTGAACAAGTAGGAATTTCTGCTAGAAATTATTTTGGCTCTTGGAATGAATGGTCTCGTGATTTTTCCCTACCCATTGATAGCAGAGTCATCAGCATGTAGGCATCGCAGGCTCGGTTTTTTGCTGTAACATACTTGACGTTGGGTTTTCGAGACGCGATAAATCGCCGTCTCTACAAGTGTTTTGGTCTGATCTGAACTGTATTGCTTTATGACTCGGAATCTTTTTTGGGAAAAAGTTACTGGATTTGGCTTAAAGGTTTTTTCTTTACCATTACCCCCAGAGGACGACACCACCTTCCCCTTTTCCCCAAAACCCAAGAAGTATTGCCTGCTTGGAAAAAAGCATGAACTGCGATCGCTAGTAGAGCAATTATACTTAACCCAATTGTAGGAAGTATTTTGCTGGGCAATTGTGCCAATCTAGCAAATAACTTTTCTTTGGATAGACTTATGGCTAAAAAATCTCAACCAAATGTAGAACAATACCAAGATGTCAGATTATCTGCCACTACAAGAATTTGGGTAATTACAGTCGCCATTCTCGGAGTTTGCGTCCCACTCTCAGCCGTTACTAGAAGTGGTGCTATTCTTCCTTTAGTTGCTATTGGTGGTGCAGCAGTTGGTACAGTTGCTGTTTGGCGTTCTGATGAGCAAAAATCAAAAACTAACTATTTGCAACAGCAGCAAATAGAACTGTTAGAGCGGAGATTAGCAAATTTAGAAACAATTGTTAGCAGCGATGACTTGAACTTGCAAATGAAAATTAAACAGATTGAAGCAAGGGATACTTTTGGTGACTCGTCTGATGTAAGTACTATACCCAGACAACCAAAACGCAAAGGTTAAAATTAGCTAATATTCACCATTTATGCCAATTTCAGATGATATACCCGAAAATAATCGTTACTAAGTCATTGTAGTGGGGGTATTTGTTGACTTAACGTTGCCGCAACCCTTAAAATGCCTTTCACATTAAACTTTCCTTTGCAGCGAGAAGTGTTTCCTTAGAAACAGTATCTTGTTGTTCATCTTCGTTAGAATTGACTGACATCATTTAATTCTATATACTTCAACTGCATCAGTTCATGAAATGTCTAAGTGCTATCCATCTCTATTTTTCTCGGAAACATCTGCCAATGGCTGTGTTTTATTAGACTGCTAACATTACTGAATTTTTAATTAACTAAGGTTATAAACTTGAGTAATTGCATTGGTATAGCTTACCCTAGGTATGCAATAGTTTGCCGCAGGAATGCAGATGGATTGGATTAGCTTACTTAAAGCTCAACAAACTGACTTCCTTCAACGTGTGAAGAAACCTAAAACTTATGACTTATCTTTATTGGAAAGTCAAGTCAAGGGTTGTCACACTGAAATGATGGCTTTTTGGGGCGAACCATTGGCCAGACTCCAAGAACTTTCTCGCCAACAAGCAGAAGTTCTTGCCAAAAATCCACCGCCTACGCCACCCGAATATCCTGAGCCGCCCGACTGGACGATACCTTTTCCCAAATACTTCCAGCGCCAAGCGGAAGATTATCTTTTGCGGGAAAAAATCGTTGACCTGGTGATAGCTGAACGTTTAGGGAAGTTGGTAAAAAAGGTATCACAAGATACTTTGCAAAATATGATTTTAGATGATGAGGGAAATTTGTGTGGCGAAAGCAAATTTTCTTATGTACTAAAAGATAATCCTCAGCTAAGTATTCAAGTTTATGTTGCCGATGGAGAAAGTTTTAATGGTATTAAGAAAGACAAAATTAAATGGTCGGTTACTCAAGAAGATTTAAAAAATCACCAAGTATTAATTTTTCTGTGTTTGTTTTATCCATCAACAGGTCAGTTAGGATACGAAAGGCAGAGTGTAATTACAGGATTTTTACCTGCAAATCAAATTGAACTTACTGAACCAAAACTGTATATAAGTCCGAGTAACTTGTTGTATGCCGGTGGTCTGAGTTGGTATTTAGAATCACTTATTGCCAAAAAAGACACGTCGCCAGTAATTAATGAGAAAGCGATCGCAGATACAATACAAACTCTACCATCAGAGCATTGCCTTAAGGGTATAGTTGGTGACTGGGAATGCTGGCAAACTTTACAAGGGCACAATAGAGGTATTAATTGCCTAGCTTTCAGTTTTGCGTGTAAGAATGGTAAAGCCTTACCCATATTGGCAAGTGGTAGTCGTGGAGAAACGAAACTCTGGGATTTAAGCAAGGGTGAATTAATAGATACATTATCAGAGTATCCTTGGGTTATACCTGGGCTAGTGGATGAAGTGAATTCCCTGGCTTTTAGTGCAGATGGACAGACTTTAGTGAGTTGCGGTGCAGATTCCACAATTAAACTTTGGCACGTGGGTGCTTTAGACTTGATAGATATTTTGCATAAACATAATGGTGTAGTGCGGTGTGCTGCCTTTACTCCAGATGGCAGAATGCTAGCTACAGGTGGAGATGACAGAAAAATTCTGTTTTGGGATTTAATGCATCGTCAGGTTGCGATCGCAGTTTCTTTAGATGATACAGCTGCCCATTCCCTAGTTTTGAGTCGAGATGGCGAAACTCTGGTTACAGGTAGCTATCGTAAAATCAAAGTCTGGCGCACCTTACCCCAGACGGGGATCAAAAGTTTAAAGGACGCACAACCTCTGCATACCCTCATGGGTCATTCTCACATCGTTCGTTCTTTAGCAATCAGTGCAGATGCTAAACTGCTCGTGAGTGGTAGCTGGGATCAAACAATTAAAATTTGGCAATTGGAGACAGGAGAATTACTTCATACTCTTAAAGGACATAGAGATAGAGTATATGCGATCGCCTTAAGTCCCGATGGACAAATTATCGCCAGTGGTAGTGCTGATAAAACCATCAAATTATGGCATCTACAAACCGGGGAGTTACTAGGTACGTTTACAGGTCATGGAAATATAGTCACAGCATTAGCCTTCACAGCTTCTGGGGAGATGTTGGTTAGCGGGAGTTTGGATAAGACAATTAAAATTTGGCAACGGAGTTAAGAATTTAAAATTAGGGGCTGATTGCGATCGCAATCAGCCCATACATTCAGTCCACTGTCAATACGATTCGGATAAGCTTTTTTCACCTTCCTTGTGGTCTGGGCAAAGGGGCGGGGGTAAAGAGTATTTGAGTTGTAAGGAATTTTTTCAAAAATCAAATATGAGTCCTATATATCTGGCAGTAGGAACTGTTAAACTTAACCGAACGGTATTGCTGCCGCTTCTTAACCCTGTTGTGTCACTTTAGGCAGAGGAAAAATAGAAATCAGGGTCAGTCAGGGATATAAAAGTAGGATAGGTAAGGTAATAAACAACAGATTGGAGTTTAGCAAATCCCAAAGATAAATGAGGAATAGGAAAAACTGAAAGCCAAGGCTGAATTAAATTAAATAGGGTAAAAGGTTGAAGGATGAGACGGAGATTATTGAGAATATTCTTCCAACCTTTACCATTATCCCACCTCTGATGTGAAGCAAATGTTGATTGAGAATCTAGGGGATAAGGGCGCAGAGATTCTGAATGAAGACTAACCATTAAGTAGGCGCTACAAATAATCTCCCACCACCGTTCAATATCTTCATAGCAAGTAAAACGATAATCTGCCCAACCTAACTGATTCTTACTTTGTTTTAAACCATACTCAACCCATGTCCTAAAGCCATAGAAATTCCCAACTTCTCTTGGTGTAATGTCTGGGTATTTACTCATTACATACCAGGTAGAGTTTCCAGGTAAGTTAAGAGTGTCTGTAGTAATTTGCCAATACCTATGATTGCTACGTTTGCCATGTATTATTTCTCTAATAAACCGATTCTCACTACTTAAGTCAGAGAATACTCTTTTAAACTTATGCCAGTTTAAATATTGAGTATACTGACCTTTAAGCAATGCTACAGAATGGTTTGAGCGAATTGCTACTAGATAATTTAAATCTAATTCATCTAATACGGGTATAAAATTTGTGCTACTCTCACCATATAAGCTATCTGCTAGTACCAAGTTGAATTTGAATCCCATTAACTGTAGCTTGCGTATTAGCATTGCCCCGATTTGAGGCTTAGTAAGATATTTGTCTCCTGGCTTTAATTTTTCTCGTGGCTTGTATACTTCAAACAGCAGTGGAAATGTCATTCCACAGAACATACCGTAAGCTGTGACTGCCACAACGCCATTCTCTACTTTTCCTAAATTGACTATGTACTGACGTTTCACATAATCTGTGGTATTACCTTTCTTTTTATCTCCTGTTTCATCAATAATTAAAATGATTGGTCTTCCTTTTAGTACCTCTAAAATTAGTTGTAATCGCAAAGCTCTTAACTGTTCTACTGACCATGATGGTGTAGTTAAGAAATGATGTAGTCCTTGATAGTTATCTAGCCCGACAATTTTCGCTATTTCAGGTAGACTTTTCCGTTTTAAATCGGAAATACATCCTATATGTAGATATTTGAAAGCTTCAAAATTCCTAACATCTGAAAACAGGTTTTTATACCATAAGCAATATTCATCCACAAACTTGACGGTTTTTATGGGTGAACGAGGCTCTACCATGCTTTATGTCTTGGTTCTAGGCTTTGTACATTATTATACTACCGCGATAGTGACACAAGAGGGTTAAGCCCGCCATGATTACACGGACGAGGAATACAGGACGGAATCTTGTTCAAAAGTAGTCTTTTCCAGTGACGAGCGATATTTATGTTCCGATTCCAAGATCGGGATACAGGTAATTAACCACACTAAACCTGCGGCATAGCCAGCTGTCACATCAGTCAGCCAATGTACTCCAAGGTAGAGCCGACTAAAACCGATCGCAGCAATCAAGAAAACAGTCAAGCCATAAATCCAAAAGCGCCATTCAGGAAACTGCTTTGCTAGAACATAACCAGTAAAACCGTAAATCACTATTGAAACCATTGCATGGCCGCTAGGAAAACTGTGTTGGCCGACATTAATAATATGCTTCCACAGTGCTGGACGCGCTCTACCAAATAATATTTTCATTAAACAATTTAGCAAGATTGCACCGACTCCAGCGATACCCAAGATAGTTGCTTGCCAGCGACGATTAGAATATAACGGACTAATAGCCAGCCCCAAAGAAGATAACAGCATTACTAGGGGATCGCCCATAAAAGTGATACCAAGCATGATGCGATCGCGCAGTGGTGTATGCAACTTCTGGATCGAGAGCAAAATGGCTTCGTCAAGATTATATGCGTACAACAGTGCAGTGCCACATACAAGGGCACAAACAACCGGAATAAGTTGACTGGCTGTTTGGTTTAATTGTCGCTGCATAGATATTTGAGACAGTACGGCTGAATCAAATATGTTTCGATTATTACCTCCAACGAACCCAATATTTTCTTTAGTGCCAAAGGAATGCAAGTTACTGTCTCCAATGACTGCGTTAGATCCAAGTGATTTACTAACTTTTTTCCGATAATCTAAGACAATTTCTTGGATAAGTGATGCGATGGTCGAAGACCCGCCTTTGGCGTTCGTATTTAAACTGTTATCTGGATGAAAAATAACAAGCACATTCCCTGTGTAACTATTAGCACGAGCTTGCGAGATTATTTTGTGCTCTAATAATCTCGATTCAAGATATTTTTTGAGAGCTTCCGAATGATAAAGCCCATTTACTTTATATCTAGCTCTTCCCTTAACAGCAGTATGTATTGCTTGAACCCAATGGGTTTGATTAAGAAGTGTATGACAGCGAGGAGTACCCATTTGTTATTGATAATAAAATGCTTAGATTGAAGGCTAGGTAAAAGACATTTTCATGAGTTATAGTAAATCCCAGTTTTTTAGAGCTAATTACTTTTAACCAGGAATCATTTTAATCGCTACTAAGTAAGTTGGCACAATAAAATCAAACTATGCAGATAAAAGTGAACTAGGCTAAAATTCTTATACTTATTGCCTGTTGCCTTATCCCAAAGACAATTATTTACGCTTACTTACTATTAGTAACTATATAAGATTTGGTTCGCTGGCAGATTTCAGTTTCAAAGGCTGGGAATTCGCCTCGCCATTGCCTCGTAATCGCCATCGCTTGTTAGGCAAGATAAACATGGTGGCAGATTTCAACCTTTTAATTATGCTTCTTGAGGTAGAAAGCATCCGTTCCCAAATGTCTGTTCTAAACCTTCGATATACAAGAACATTACGTGCTTGGTTAATCTTGCGTGTATTATCAATTAAGTTTATTAAGGCATCAAAGATAGCCCCTACGATTGATTTTGCCATTACCTCTTTTGGCAGAACCACATCTTGAGCAGTTTGAATCAGATTAACCAGATGTTCGCGCATTTGATTATCTGAAATTACACCTACTTTATAATTGATGACAATAGATGCAGCTTTTGGGTTAGCACGGACATTTGTAACTCTAGGATCGGATTCCATTGCTAATTTAAGTTGATTAGCATACTCAGTATCTCTGCCTAACAGAGGAATACGAAAACGAATCCGTCCAGGAATTGTATGGACAATGCTATAGAATATCTTTTGGGATGATGCTGCTTTCTTAGCTACGCTTTTAGTTGCTTTTTTTGGTGGTAAACGCAGGTTCATACTAGCAGTTTTGCCAGAATTAGACCGTTTTATAGAAGTCATCGTACTATTGTTTAATTTCAAAAAATAAAAAACGTAACCAGGCTGATAAACTTATCTATTGATGTTTTAAGAGAGCGCTTTATTGAACTGCATTAACTTTACTCTAGTTATACCTATTTTTCTGAATGAAAAAATCTATCTCAGTAGTGAATCTAGTTCTCATTGCTATCAAGTTGATTAAGTTTATTTTATACTGTGTTTATTTTTATTTACAGGGATTTAACCACAGAGGTTTATTGACATATAAGGAGTTTCATGTATTACGTTTGAGTTACTATACTCTCAAGTAGTAACATCAAGGCTATGTATGAATTTACTGGATGACAGTATTACCCTGATTTCATGTAAGCCTTGCTTATTTATTTTATCAAAACATGATTCAGGAGTCATAAGTCAAAATTTAGAATGAATTTTGACCTAAAAAGCGGATAGCGCAGCGTCTCATAGAGAGCGTCTTGATCATGACTTCTGAATTCTTCTTCAATTAGTTTCCAGGTATGTGTTTATGCAGCAAGGGTTAATGTTACTAATTCAACTGGTACTAGAGTTTGCACCTGTTGTTGCAGAGCTAGTACAAAATAGAAATAAATCCAGTTTAGGTCTGAGTAAATATGAACCGATAGAAGCAATTCCCGAAATACTCAAAGTTTTTAATCTTTCAAATAAAAAAAGCGGTTATGTTGAAGATTTTGAAAAAGAAAGAATTTTTCAACAGCAATTAGTAGCCGATAATCATCAAACGCGATTAAAAATAGCCGCACAAGAGCGAGAAACAGCGCTTAAGTTACCAGAAGTCAATAAGATTATTGATAGCTGGCCCTTAAGATTATACCCTTCACAAATTTTAGACCACACCAATTATGGACACACTCCACTTAAAATTTTTATCGCTCCTCCGCAAGTAGATTTTGACCAATTTGGCGATCGTAGAGATGAAAATATTTCTCAAATTGAGTTAATGTTAGCTGAAGGATTAAGAGATTTTCTCAATAAACATTACTCTTTACATAGTCAAGTTAGACCAACAGAGTTATTGGCAGGAGCCTGGGATAGTAAGCGTTTTCACAGTGAATCAAGTATTAAAGTTCTGTTTGGAATGTTGAAAACAGAGCCAAGTTTGATTTTAGAGTCAGAAAATGATGGAGATTATTTAAATTTTAGGATTGCCTACTGGGGTTTAGAGCAAGATAATTATTATTATAAAACAATTGCTCGCTTACCTTACCGAGAAATTCTAGAAGAATCTGCTAAAAGGCGGGCATTAGAATGGAAGAAAATTAGAGATGAACTTGTGGCATTAGGAGAAAAATTAGAGGAAGTTAATCAGCTTGGAAAAGATAATTTGATAAATTTAGAAATTTTAGAAAAGGTAGAAAAATGGCATGAAAAAGGAATTGATATTAGTAAGTTATCTTTACAATATCAAGTCAATCGTCAGGATTATGAAAAACTTTGCCAGGTTTTGATTACCTACCACTGTTTGGTTGCAGGTTGGGTAGCAGATATTTACCACCTGGTCGATCGTGGTGTACCTCCGCTACTACCAGAGTTGCTGCCGAGTTTGCTGTCAGATACTTTTGATTTACAATCAGTAGGGGTTATTGCCTCTGGTTACAAACAAGTTTACCAAGCTCTGGAAAATGAGCGCTGTTACTGGATTCCAGAATTGGCTTTACAATTAGCCCAGAGTTTATGCCATTTAAGCGATGCCTACGACGGTAAACTACGCTCTTGGGCAAAGGAACAGCTAAATTATTCTGTGAGTACATGGTTACAACTACGCCAAGTATCACCACACGATTCTCCTAACTTGCTTCAGGCAATGCAATCAGCCGTCAGCGTTAAAGATGAGGAATATGTAAAAAAGTTAAGAGAATATTTTGTCGCGGTGGGTGATACTCAGAGTATTGCTGATGTTGATGAAATTTTGAATCGCATTGCCAACCTCAAACACCAAGTAACAGTACAACATATCTTTCTCAGCCATACCCTAACTGGACATTCAGAAAAAGTGACATCTGTCGCCATTAGTCCTGATTCTGAAACTTTAGTTAGCGGCAGTGCAGATAAAACCATCAAAGTATGGAATCTTAAGACTGGTAAACTTATCCGCACTCTCACAGAAGATTTAGGCAAAATTTCCTCTGTTGCAATTAGTCCTGATGGACATTATTTTGCTGTTGGTATTTGTCAACACCCCAGAAGTAATGTCAAAGTATGGAATCTCAATTCTGACAAACTCCTTCACACTCTGTTAGGACATCAAAAACCGGTTAACTGCATCGCAATCAGTCCTGACGGGCAATTTCTTGCCAGTGGTAGTAATAAAATCAAAATTTGGAATTTGCATAAAGGCGATCGCATTTCTACCCTTTGGCATTCATTCACAGTTAATGCTGCTGCTATCAGCCCCGATGGTACAATCCTTGCTAGTGGCAGTTCTGACAACAAAATTAGGCTGTGGAACCCACACACGGGAGATCCATTACGCACCCTCAACGGACATTCAGGTGAGATAAAATCAGTAATCATCAGTCCTGATGGAGAAATTCTCTTTAGCGCTAGTGCAGACAAAACTATCAAAATTTGGCATTTAACTACAGGCAAAGTGTTACATACCTTGACTGGACATTTAGAAGAGGTAAGATCCTTGGCTGTTAGTCCTGATGGAGAAATTCTCTTTAGCGGTAGCACAGACAAAACCATCAAAATTTGGCATTTGCAGACGGGAGAGTTACTGCAAACTATCACAGAACACTCAGGGACAGTAAACTCTATTGCTATTAGCCATGATGGTCAATTTTTGGCTAGTGCTAGTTCTGATAAAACCATCAAAATTTGGCAGATAAATTAAGCTTTTTAGTTACTTGTTTGCTGATTCTTCTTGGCTAGTTCCATGCAACTTAATAAAGCTGTCAAAAGCATACCATGCTAAAACATACCAAGGAATAACTTCTAACTGCAATCCTTTATTTAGTAATTGTCGCAGTGAAAGACTAGCTAATCCCAAAGGAAAAAGAATTCGCAGATCAAAAGCACCATGCGTTGACTGTTTAACACGCTGGTTTAAGTCAACAAGCGCAGATGATACTCCTGCTGCTGCCTCGGTATTACCCTCGGTAACATCAGCAAAAATTATGCCTAAATCTTTAAGCGTTGCTAGCACATTTTCTAGACTGCCATCTTTACCATCGTAATTCATAACAATACTGCCATGATAGACATTCGTCTTAACTTGAGTAATGTGAGAATTTGCTGACAAAGCGTTGGCGATGCGTTGCATTTTTTCTAGTTGACGATGGGAATGACCCACTCTCAACCGCAATCTTCCGGGAGTCGAACTTACAACTTTTGTAGATATAGGTTTTGGTGATGTCTTGAAGTTGTTTTTGTCTAGAATTTCCGGCATTTTATTGTAAGTGCTATAACCATTTGTCAACATACAACTGCCTTTTTGACTTGTATGAAGGTGGATTCTTTGTTGTGAAAAACCTTATTTTTTAATATCTTGCATTAGGGACTTCCAAACAATAAATTATTCTATTTTCGTAGGGTGCGTTACGGTATTTCACCTAACGCACCTTACTAGTTTTATATTTTTGTAATTGGAAGTCCCATTTGGCGAACAATTTAACTTGCTAATGGGCAAATGAAATTACGCACCATTATCGGCGACATCCGCATTGGTGGCACTAGCTTCAAATACGGGCGTTTCTTTTTCATCAGCGAGTTCAGCTCTGGCTTCGGCTACCATGTCTTCCCAGGTTTCTCCCATTTCTGCAATGGTTCCCTTGCTTCTTTCATAAAGACCAATTCCGCCTTTGATGACTGACTTGACTAAGGGTTTACCAACTCCAGCGACAATCGGCAATAAAACAGGTGCTAAAAGTACTGCACCAATTCCGACTATAATACCGGGAGCGCCTGCATCTTCAACAAAATCACTAATTTTAGGTGCCATATTTAATTTCCTCCTACTTGATTAAGAAATCCTGGAAAGCTTTTTAAGGTACTCTGCTCGGCATAGTTGTATCATCTTGCCGATGGTAGAGTTTTATGTTGAGGACTTTTAAGAATTGGACGCAAACCGTTGACTCCAGCAACTACGGTTGAGCCATTATTGACTACCGTTGCAGCTAAGGGGTTAAGACCAAAGAAAACGGCGATCGCTAATGCTGCTAAATTAGGAACAGCAACAATTCCTGTGTTTTGCCGAATCAATTGCTTGGCTTGACGAGCGATCGCGATCGCTTCTAATAAACCATACAAGTCATTCTGCATTAACACTAAGTCTGCTGTCTCGCGGGCAATCTCAGAACTGTTGGCAAAGGAGACGGAAACATCGGCGTAGGCTAAAGCTGGCGAATCATTGATCCCATCGCCTACAAATGCAACTGTCTTACCTTGTTCGTGCAGTTGGCGGACAACTGTTGCCTTTTGTTCAGGAAAAGCTTCGGCGTGAGTATGCGTTGGCAAAATACCAAGTTGAGCAGCTACAGCAGTAGCAGTTCGCTTGTTATCGCCGGTTAACATGTGAATTTCTACACCTTCGACCGTTGAAAGTGCTGTGATGACTTCCCGGCTTTCGGGACGAAGAAGGTCACTATATTTAATAATACCTTGAAGTTCACCGTTGCTGGCTACATAAATCGCCGAATTTGCAGATTTTTGCTGACCATTTAGTGCTTCGGTATCAATGCCACTGGAGCGCAAAAAGCGATCGCTCCCAACATAAACTGTCTCTCCATCAATCTGAGCTTGCACGCCCAAACCTAGTTGATAGTCCCACTTACTACGCGGCAAAATTTCCACTTGCTCTGCTTCGGCATAGCGAACAATTGCTTCTGCTACTGGATGAGTTAAACGCTGTTCGGCGGCAGCTGCCAATTCCAACACCCGTAATCTTGAGGTTGCTGGATTGAGACTTTCCACACTGACTACA
The Nostoc punctiforme PCC 73102 genome window above contains:
- a CDS encoding sulfurtransferase, whose translation is MNTKALISPQELTSLLAENLSRAVIIDTRSPEDYAISHIPQSINIRDFFTYLLESSYPAGLKELQEYFAVIMSKLGISGAERLIVYEDTLNRGYGQSCRAAFLLKYLGCAEVSILQGGYRAWLTEGLPTTDEVPLCESSIFRFHPNTDMMVTTPEMLQAIDNPAIIKLDVRDRSEWLGLSSSPYNPDFCPRKGRIPNAVWLEWHHLMNSKSEIPTFRSPDEIREICQSVGITSESIVYIYCFKGSRAANTLIALEQVGISARNYFGSWNEWSRDFSLPIDSRVISM
- a CDS encoding WD40 repeat domain-containing protein; the encoded protein is MDWISLLKAQQTDFLQRVKKPKTYDLSLLESQVKGCHTEMMAFWGEPLARLQELSRQQAEVLAKNPPPTPPEYPEPPDWTIPFPKYFQRQAEDYLLREKIVDLVIAERLGKLVKKVSQDTLQNMILDDEGNLCGESKFSYVLKDNPQLSIQVYVADGESFNGIKKDKIKWSVTQEDLKNHQVLIFLCLFYPSTGQLGYERQSVITGFLPANQIELTEPKLYISPSNLLYAGGLSWYLESLIAKKDTSPVINEKAIADTIQTLPSEHCLKGIVGDWECWQTLQGHNRGINCLAFSFACKNGKALPILASGSRGETKLWDLSKGELIDTLSEYPWVIPGLVDEVNSLAFSADGQTLVSCGADSTIKLWHVGALDLIDILHKHNGVVRCAAFTPDGRMLATGGDDRKILFWDLMHRQVAIAVSLDDTAAHSLVLSRDGETLVTGSYRKIKVWRTLPQTGIKSLKDAQPLHTLMGHSHIVRSLAISADAKLLVSGSWDQTIKIWQLETGELLHTLKGHRDRVYAIALSPDGQIIASGSADKTIKLWHLQTGELLGTFTGHGNIVTALAFTASGEMLVSGSLDKTIKIWQRS
- a CDS encoding IS701-like element ISNpu5 family transposase: MVEPRSPIKTVKFVDEYCLWYKNLFSDVRNFEAFKYLHIGCISDLKRKSLPEIAKIVGLDNYQGLHHFLTTPSWSVEQLRALRLQLILEVLKGRPIILIIDETGDKKKGNTTDYVKRQYIVNLGKVENGVVAVTAYGMFCGMTFPLLFEVYKPREKLKPGDKYLTKPQIGAMLIRKLQLMGFKFNLVLADSLYGESSTNFIPVLDELDLNYLVAIRSNHSVALLKGQYTQYLNWHKFKRVFSDLSSENRFIREIIHGKRSNHRYWQITTDTLNLPGNSTWYVMSKYPDITPREVGNFYGFRTWVEYGLKQSKNQLGWADYRFTCYEDIERWWEIICSAYLMVSLHSESLRPYPLDSQSTFASHQRWDNGKGWKNILNNLRLILQPFTLFNLIQPWLSVFPIPHLSLGFAKLQSVVYYLTYPTFISLTDPDFYFSSA
- a CDS encoding phosphatase PAP2 family protein — its product is MGTPRCHTLLNQTHWVQAIHTAVKGRARYKVNGLYHSEALKKYLESRLLEHKIISQARANSYTGNVLVIFHPDNSLNTNAKGGSSTIASLIQEIVLDYRKKVSKSLGSNAVIGDSNLHSFGTKENIGFVGGNNRNIFDSAVLSQISMQRQLNQTASQLIPVVCALVCGTALLYAYNLDEAILLSIQKLHTPLRDRIMLGITFMGDPLVMLLSSLGLAISPLYSNRRWQATILGIAGVGAILLNCLMKILFGRARPALWKHIINVGQHSFPSGHAMVSIVIYGFTGYVLAKQFPEWRFWIYGLTVFLIAAIGFSRLYLGVHWLTDVTAGYAAGLVWLITCIPILESEHKYRSSLEKTTFEQDSVLYSSSV
- a CDS encoding HMA2 domain-containing protein, encoding MTSIKRSNSGKTASMNLRLPPKKATKSVAKKAASSQKIFYSIVHTIPGRIRFRIPLLGRDTEYANQLKLAMESDPRVTNVRANPKAASIVINYKVGVISDNQMREHLVNLIQTAQDVVLPKEVMAKSIVGAIFDALINLIDNTRKINQARNVLVYRRFRTDIWERMLSTSRSIIKRLKSATMFILPNKRWRLRGNGEANSQPLKLKSASEPNLI
- a CDS encoding WD40 repeat domain-containing protein — translated: MQQGLMLLIQLVLEFAPVVAELVQNRNKSSLGLSKYEPIEAIPEILKVFNLSNKKSGYVEDFEKERIFQQQLVADNHQTRLKIAAQERETALKLPEVNKIIDSWPLRLYPSQILDHTNYGHTPLKIFIAPPQVDFDQFGDRRDENISQIELMLAEGLRDFLNKHYSLHSQVRPTELLAGAWDSKRFHSESSIKVLFGMLKTEPSLILESENDGDYLNFRIAYWGLEQDNYYYKTIARLPYREILEESAKRRALEWKKIRDELVALGEKLEEVNQLGKDNLINLEILEKVEKWHEKGIDISKLSLQYQVNRQDYEKLCQVLITYHCLVAGWVADIYHLVDRGVPPLLPELLPSLLSDTFDLQSVGVIASGYKQVYQALENERCYWIPELALQLAQSLCHLSDAYDGKLRSWAKEQLNYSVSTWLQLRQVSPHDSPNLLQAMQSAVSVKDEEYVKKLREYFVAVGDTQSIADVDEILNRIANLKHQVTVQHIFLSHTLTGHSEKVTSVAISPDSETLVSGSADKTIKVWNLKTGKLIRTLTEDLGKISSVAISPDGHYFAVGICQHPRSNVKVWNLNSDKLLHTLLGHQKPVNCIAISPDGQFLASGSNKIKIWNLHKGDRISTLWHSFTVNAAAISPDGTILASGSSDNKIRLWNPHTGDPLRTLNGHSGEIKSVIISPDGEILFSASADKTIKIWHLTTGKVLHTLTGHLEEVRSLAVSPDGEILFSGSTDKTIKIWHLQTGELLQTITEHSGTVNSIAISHDGQFLASASSDKTIKIWQIN
- a CDS encoding HMA2 domain-containing protein, producing MLTNGYSTYNKMPEILDKNNFKTSPKPISTKVVSSTPGRLRLRVGHSHRQLEKMQRIANALSANSHITQVKTNVYHGSIVMNYDGKDGSLENVLATLKDLGIIFADVTEGNTEAAAGVSSALVDLNQRVKQSTHGAFDLRILFPLGLASLSLRQLLNKGLQLEVIPWYVLAWYAFDSFIKLHGTSQEESANK
- a CDS encoding DUF5132 domain-containing protein, encoding MAPKISDFVEDAGAPGIIVGIGAVLLAPVLLPIVAGVGKPLVKSVIKGGIGLYERSKGTIAEMGETWEDMVAEARAELADEKETPVFEASATNADVADNGA